Proteins encoded by one window of Winogradskyella sp. PG-2:
- the secY gene encoding preprotein translocase subunit SecY yields the protein MKIIETLKNVWKITELKDRIILTLGLLLVYRFGAQVVLPGINIDALGGLQDGTANGLLGLLNAFTGGAFANASVFALGIMPYISASIVVQLMGIAIPYLQKLQKEGASGQKKITQITRWLTIGICLVQAPGYLASVPSLSGAPSMGSMLLPGFDENIFYFSSVIILVTGCVFAMWLGEKITDKGIGNGISLLIMVGIIATLPQSFVQNMYSRLEGSNGGFMMILIELVVWFLIIMASVFLVMAVRKIAVQYARRTASGGYEKNVFGSRQFLPLKLNASGVMPIIFAQAIMFVPSLIGGSSLMKDSAAGQWMQTNFADIFGFWYNLVFALLIIIFTYFYTAITVPTNKMADDLKRSGGFIPGIRPGSETSEYLDKIMSQITLPGSIFLALVAVFPAFIVQLMKVQAGWALFFGGTSLLIMVGVAIDTMQQINSYLLNKHYDGLMKTGKNRKSAS from the coding sequence ATGAAGATAATAGAAACATTAAAAAACGTTTGGAAAATCACAGAGCTTAAGGATAGAATCATTCTAACCTTAGGTTTGTTATTAGTGTATCGATTTGGTGCTCAGGTAGTATTACCAGGTATTAATATCGATGCTTTAGGTGGTTTACAAGATGGAACGGCAAACGGATTATTAGGATTATTAAACGCATTTACGGGTGGAGCTTTTGCTAACGCATCAGTATTTGCATTAGGTATTATGCCTTATATATCTGCATCCATTGTTGTTCAGTTAATGGGTATTGCGATTCCTTATTTACAAAAGCTTCAAAAAGAAGGGGCTAGTGGTCAAAAGAAGATTACTCAAATTACACGTTGGTTAACTATTGGTATTTGTTTAGTGCAAGCACCAGGTTATTTAGCAAGTGTACCTTCTTTATCTGGGGCACCTTCGATGGGTTCTATGTTGTTACCAGGTTTTGACGAGAATATTTTCTACTTTTCATCAGTAATTATTTTAGTAACAGGTTGTGTGTTCGCAATGTGGTTAGGTGAGAAAATTACAGATAAAGGAATAGGTAATGGTATTTCTCTATTAATTATGGTAGGTATTATTGCTACTTTACCACAATCTTTTGTTCAGAATATGTATTCTAGATTAGAGGGTAGTAATGGTGGCTTTATGATGATATTAATTGAGTTAGTAGTATGGTTCTTAATTATTATGGCATCTGTATTTTTGGTCATGGCTGTGCGAAAAATTGCAGTGCAGTATGCAAGAAGAACTGCATCTGGTGGTTATGAAAAGAATGTATTTGGATCACGTCAGTTTTTACCATTAAAATTAAATGCTTCTGGTGTAATGCCAATTATCTTTGCACAAGCGATTATGTTTGTCCCTAGTCTTATTGGAGGATCTTCACTTATGAAAGATTCTGCAGCTGGTCAGTGGATGCAAACTAATTTTGCGGATATATTTGGCTTTTGGTATAATTTAGTTTTTGCTTTGTTAATTATAATATTTACTTATTTCTACACGGCAATTACAGTACCAACAAATAAAATGGCGGATGATCTTAAACGTAGCGGTGGATTTATTCCAGGAATACGTCCAGGATCGGAAACATCAGAATATTTAGATAAGATTATGTCGCAAATAACTTTACCAGGTTCAATTTTCCTAGCTTTAGTTGCAGTGTTTCCTGCATTCATAGTTCAGTTAATGAAGGTACAAGCTGGTTGGGCACTATTTTTTGGTGGTACATCACTATTAATTATGGTTGGTGTAGCTATTGATACTATGCAACAGATTAATTCTTATTTATTAAATAAGCATTATGATGGTTTGATGAAAACAGGTAAAAATAGAAAATCAGCTTCGTAA
- the rplO gene encoding 50S ribosomal protein L15 gives MDLSNLKPAEGSVKNQGKRVGRGQGSGKGGTATRGHKGAKSRSGYSKKLGFEGGQMPLQRRVPKFGFTNINRLEYQGVNLDTLQKLVDEKKIKGSVDFESLVSMGLAGKNELVKILGRGELKAKLTVTAHKFTATAKAAIEAAGGEAVTL, from the coding sequence ATGGATTTAAGTAATTTAAAACCTGCAGAGGGTTCAGTAAAAAATCAAGGAAAGCGTGTTGGACGTGGTCAAGGATCTGGAAAAGGTGGTACTGCGACAAGAGGACACAAAGGTGCAAAATCACGTTCTGGTTATTCTAAGAAATTAGGATTTGAAGGTGGTCAAATGCCATTACAAAGACGCGTTCCTAAATTTGGTTTTACAAATATTAACAGATTAGAATATCAAGGTGTAAACTTAGATACTTTACAGAAGTTAGTAGATGAGAAAAAGATAAAAGGTAGTGTTGATTTTGAATCACTTGTATCTATGGGATTAGCTGGCAAAAATGAGCTAGTAAAGATTTTAGGTAGAGGTGAATTAAAAGCAAAATTAACTGTAACTGCTCATAAATTTACTGCTACAGCAAAGGCTGCTATTGAAGCTGCTGGTGGTGAAGCTGTAACTTTATAA
- the rpmD gene encoding 50S ribosomal protein L30: protein MAKIKVKKVKSAINRTKRQKLTLEALGLKKIGQVVEHDATPNILGMVKKVEHLVSVEEA from the coding sequence ATGGCAAAGATTAAAGTAAAGAAAGTAAAAAGTGCAATCAATCGTACTAAAAGACAAAAGCTAACATTAGAAGCTTTGGGTTTAAAAAAGATTGGTCAAGTAGTAGAGCACGATGCCACACCAAACATCCTTGGTATGGTTAAGAAAGTTGAACATTTAGTTTCTGTTGAAGAAGCTTAA
- the rpsE gene encoding 30S ribosomal protein S5 produces MYQKYKNAELVKPGGLDLKDRLVGVQRVTKVTKGGRAFGFSAIVVVGDEEGVVGQGLGKSKDVATAIAKAVEDAKKNLVRIPIIKGTLPHEQKGKYGGARVNIIPAAPGTGVIAGGAVRTVLEAVGVHDVLSKSQGSSNPHNVVKATFDALLQLRDAKSVARERGISLEKVFNG; encoded by the coding sequence ATGTATCAAAAATATAAAAACGCAGAATTAGTAAAACCAGGAGGATTAGATCTTAAAGATCGTCTAGTAGGTGTACAGCGTGTAACTAAAGTAACAAAAGGTGGTAGAGCATTTGGTTTTTCTGCAATTGTTGTTGTAGGTGACGAAGAAGGAGTAGTAGGACAAGGTTTAGGTAAATCTAAAGACGTTGCTACTGCAATAGCTAAGGCTGTAGAAGATGCTAAGAAGAATTTAGTAAGAATTCCTATCATTAAAGGAACATTACCACACGAGCAAAAAGGTAAGTATGGTGGTGCTAGAGTTAACATTATTCCAGCTGCACCTGGTACAGGTGTTATTGCAGGAGGTGCTGTTAGAACAGTTCTTGAAGCAGTAGGTGTACATGATGTATTATCTAAGTCTCAAGGTTCATCTAACCCTCACAATGTAGTAAAAGCAACATTTGATGCTTTATTACAATTGAGAGATGCTAAGTCTGTAGCTAGAGAGCGTGGAATTTCACTTGAAAAAGTATTTAACGGATAA
- the rplR gene encoding 50S ribosomal protein L18 — translation MALTKNERRIRIKSRIRKVVSGTETRPRLAVFRSNKEIYAQVVDDVTGKTIAAASSRDKDIAKSKGNKTETAALVGKSVAEKAMKAGVETISFDRGGYLYHGRVKSLAEGAREAGLKF, via the coding sequence ATGGCATTGACAAAGAACGAAAGAAGAATAAGAATTAAAAGCAGAATCCGCAAGGTAGTATCTGGTACTGAAACAAGACCAAGATTAGCTGTTTTTAGAAGTAATAAAGAAATTTATGCTCAAGTCGTAGATGATGTAACTGGTAAAACTATTGCTGCAGCATCTTCAAGAGATAAAGACATTGCAAAGTCTAAAGGAAACAAAACAGAGACTGCAGCCTTAGTAGGTAAATCTGTTGCTGAAAAAGCTATGAAAGCTGGTGTTGAAACTATTTCTTTTGATAGAGGTGGTTATTTATATCATGGAAGAGTAAAATCATTAGCTGAAGGAGCTAGAGAAGCAGGACTTAAATTTTAA
- the rplF gene encoding 50S ribosomal protein L6, with product MSRIGKNPIAVPEGVTLEIKDNTITAKGKLGELTQAYSDITIKQEDGTITLERSSEKKDQRAKHGLYRALIANMIEGVSKGWTKELELVGVGYRASNQGQKLDLAVGFSHNIILDIAPEVKVETISEKGKNPIVKLTSHDKQLVGQVAAKIRGFRKPEPYKGKGIKFVGEEIRRKAGKSA from the coding sequence ATGTCAAGAATAGGTAAAAACCCAATAGCAGTTCCTGAAGGTGTAACACTTGAGATTAAAGACAACACAATTACCGCTAAAGGTAAATTAGGTGAGTTAACTCAAGCGTATTCAGATATTACTATAAAACAAGAAGACGGTACTATTACATTAGAGCGTTCTTCTGAAAAGAAAGATCAAAGAGCAAAACATGGTCTATATAGAGCATTAATTGCTAATATGATAGAAGGTGTTTCTAAAGGCTGGACCAAAGAATTAGAATTAGTTGGTGTAGGTTACAGAGCATCTAATCAAGGACAAAAATTAGATTTAGCTGTAGGATTCTCTCACAATATCATTTTGGATATTGCTCCAGAAGTAAAAGTTGAGACAATTTCTGAAAAAGGAAAAAACCCAATAGTTAAATTAACATCTCATGACAAGCAATTGGTTGGGCAAGTAGCAGCGAAAATTCGTGGCTTTAGAAAACCAGAACCTTACAAAGGAAAAGGTATTAAGTTTGTTGGTGAAGAAATTAGAAGAAAAGCAGGTAAATCAGCTTAA
- the rpsH gene encoding 30S ribosomal protein S8, producing the protein MYTDPIADYLTRVRNAVKANHRVVEIPASNLKKEITKILFDQGFILSYKFDDSSVQGTIKIALKYNKDTKESVIKKIQRISKPGLRKYAGSNEMPRILNGLGIAIVSTSHGVMTGKQAQRENVGGEVLCYVY; encoded by the coding sequence ATGTATACAGATCCAATAGCGGATTATTTAACGCGAGTTAGAAATGCAGTTAAGGCAAATCACAGAGTGGTTGAGATTCCTGCATCTAACTTAAAAAAAGAAATAACTAAAATATTGTTCGATCAGGGCTTTATTTTAAGTTATAAGTTTGATGACTCTTCAGTTCAAGGTACGATTAAAATCGCTTTGAAATATAACAAAGACACTAAAGAGTCTGTGATTAAAAAAATTCAAAGAATCAGTAAACCAGGTTTACGTAAGTATGCTGGCTCTAACGAAATGCCAAGAATCTTAAATGGTTTAGGTATTGCAATTGTTTCAACTTCTCATGGAGTAATGACAGGTAAACAAGCGCAAAGAGAGAACGTTGGTGGCGAAGTATTATGTTACGTTTACTAA
- the rpsN gene encoding 30S ribosomal protein S14 codes for MAKESMKAREVKRSKTVAKYAEKRKALKEAGDYEALQKLPKNASPIRQHNRCKLTGRPKGYMRQFGISRVMFREMANKGLIPGVKKASW; via the coding sequence ATGGCTAAAGAATCAATGAAAGCCCGTGAGGTTAAGCGTTCTAAAACGGTAGCTAAATATGCAGAAAAGAGAAAAGCTTTGAAAGAAGCTGGAGACTATGAAGCATTACAAAAATTACCAAAAAATGCTTCTCCTATACGTCAGCACAACCGTTGTAAACTTACAGGAAGACCAAAAGGTTATATGAGACAATTTGGAATTTCTCGTGTAATGTTTAGAGAAATGGCTAACAAAGGATTAATTCCTGGTGTTAAGAAGGCAAGTTGGTAA
- the rplE gene encoding 50S ribosomal protein L5, whose protein sequence is MAYVARLKQEYKDKVVPALTEEFGYKNVMQVPKLKKIVLSKGVGAAVADKKLIDHAVEELTKITGQKAIHTMSKKDVASFKLRKGMPIGAKVTLRGEQMYEFLDRLVTSALPRVRDFNGIKATGFDGRGNYNLGVVEQIIFPEIDIDKINKISGMDITFVTSADTDKEAKSLLTELGLPFKKN, encoded by the coding sequence ATGGCTTACGTTGCAAGATTAAAACAAGAGTACAAGGACAAAGTAGTTCCTGCTCTTACGGAAGAATTTGGTTACAAAAATGTAATGCAAGTACCTAAACTTAAAAAGATAGTTTTATCTAAAGGAGTTGGTGCTGCCGTTGCTGACAAGAAATTAATTGATCACGCGGTAGAAGAGCTTACAAAAATAACTGGACAGAAAGCTATACATACAATGTCTAAGAAGGATGTTGCTTCTTTTAAGTTACGTAAAGGTATGCCAATTGGCGCCAAAGTAACTTTAAGAGGTGAACAAATGTATGAGTTCTTAGATCGTTTAGTAACTTCAGCTTTACCGCGAGTTAGAGATTTTAACGGAATCAAAGCTACAGGTTTTGATGGACGTGGAAATTATAACTTAGGTGTTGTAGAACAAATTATTTTTCCAGAGATTGATATTGATAAAATCAATAAAATATCTGGTATGGATATCACATTTGTGACTTCTGCTGACACAGATAAAGAAGCGAAGTCTTTATTAACAGAATTAGGATTACCTTTTAAAAAGAATTAA
- the rplX gene encoding 50S ribosomal protein L24 translates to MTKLKIKSGDTVQVIAGDHKGSEGKVLKVLIDKNKAIVEGVNMVKKHTKPSAQSPQGGIVEKEASIHISNLSLLTSKGETTRVGYRMDGDNKVRFSKKSNEVI, encoded by the coding sequence ATGACAAAGCTTAAAATAAAATCAGGAGATACAGTACAAGTAATTGCTGGAGACCATAAAGGTTCAGAAGGTAAAGTGCTTAAAGTATTAATAGATAAGAACAAAGCCATCGTAGAAGGTGTGAATATGGTTAAGAAACATACTAAACCAAGTGCACAAAGTCCTCAAGGTGGAATTGTAGAGAAAGAAGCATCAATTCATATTTCAAACTTATCGTTGTTAACGTCTAAAGGCGAGACAACTAGAGTTGGTTATAGAATGGATGGCGATAACAAAGTAAGATTTTCTAAAAAATCTAATGAAGTAATTTAA
- the rplN gene encoding 50S ribosomal protein L14, which produces MLQQESRLKVADNTGAKEVLTIRVLGGTKRRYASVGDKIVVSVKDATPNGSIKKGAVSTAVVVRTSKEVRRPDGSYIRFDDNACVLLGPQGEMRGTRVFGPVARELRDKQFMKIVSLAPEVL; this is translated from the coding sequence ATGTTACAACAAGAATCAAGATTAAAAGTAGCTGATAACACTGGTGCAAAGGAAGTTTTAACTATCCGTGTATTAGGTGGAACGAAAAGAAGGTACGCTTCTGTAGGAGATAAAATTGTAGTATCTGTCAAGGATGCAACTCCAAATGGAAGTATCAAAAAAGGTGCTGTTTCTACAGCGGTTGTTGTACGTACATCTAAAGAAGTAAGACGTCCTGATGGCTCTTATATTAGATTTGACGACAATGCATGTGTGCTTTTAGGACCTCAAGGGGAAATGAGAGGAACTCGTGTTTTTGGTCCTGTAGCTAGAGAACTTCGTGATAAACAATTCATGAAAATTGTATCATTAGCACCAGAAGTGCTTTAA
- the rpsQ gene encoding 30S ribosomal protein S17, whose protein sequence is MEKRNLRKERIGIVTSNKMEKSIVVAEVKKVKHPMYGKFVLKTKKYVAHDETNDCNEGDTVKIMETRPMSKSKCWRLVEIIERAK, encoded by the coding sequence ATGGAAAAAAGAAACTTAAGAAAAGAACGTATAGGGATAGTAACTAGTAATAAAATGGAGAAATCTATTGTTGTTGCTGAAGTAAAAAAAGTAAAACACCCTATGTATGGAAAATTCGTGTTAAAGACTAAGAAATATGTCGCACACGATGAGACAAACGACTGCAACGAAGGTGATACTGTTAAGATCATGGAAACACGACCTATGAGTAAATCTAAATGTTGGAGATTAGTAGAAATAATTGAAAGAGCGAAGTAA
- the rpmC gene encoding 50S ribosomal protein L29, translated as MKQSEIKQLSTAELQEKLSETKKSYTDLKMAHAISPLENPIQLRVARRTVARVATELTNREVQ; from the coding sequence ATGAAGCAATCAGAAATTAAACAGCTTTCAACAGCTGAGTTACAAGAGAAACTTAGTGAAACTAAAAAGAGTTATACAGACCTTAAAATGGCTCATGCTATATCTCCTTTAGAGAACCCAATTCAGTTACGAGTTGCACGTCGCACAGTAGCTAGAGTGGCAACAGAATTAACTAATAGAGAAGTACAATAA
- the rplP gene encoding 50S ribosomal protein L16, producing MLQPKRTKFRKQQKGRMKGNAGRGHLLSNGTFGIKSLDYSFITARQIEAARIAATRYMKREGALWIKIFPDKPITKKPLEVRMGKGKGAVEYWAAVVKPGRMLFEISGVPLDVAQEALRLAAQKLPVKTKFIIARDYEA from the coding sequence ATGTTACAGCCTAAAAGAACAAAATTTCGTAAGCAGCAGAAAGGTCGTATGAAAGGTAATGCAGGAAGAGGTCATTTGTTATCAAATGGTACTTTCGGTATTAAGTCATTAGATTATTCTTTTATAACTGCACGTCAAATAGAAGCAGCGCGTATTGCAGCTACTCGTTACATGAAAAGAGAAGGAGCGTTATGGATTAAGATATTCCCAGACAAGCCTATCACAAAGAAACCTCTTGAAGTACGTATGGGTAAAGGTAAAGGTGCCGTTGAATATTGGGCAGCTGTTGTAAAGCCAGGACGTATGTTATTTGAAATCAGTGGAGTGCCATTAGACGTAGCTCAAGAAGCTTTACGTTTAGCAGCTCAAAAACTTCCTGTAAAGACTAAGTTTATCATAGCTAGAGATTACGAAGCTTAA
- the rpsC gene encoding 30S ribosomal protein S3 encodes MGQKTNPIGNRLGIIRGWESNWYGGNDYGDKLAEDDKIRKYIHARLSKASVSRVIIERTLKLVTVTITTARPGIIIGKGGQEVDKLKEELKKITGKEVQLNIFEIKRPELDAHLVAASVARQIESRISYRRAIKMAIAAAIRMNAEGIKIQISGRLNGAEMARSEHYKEGRIPLSTFRADIDYALVEAHTTYGRLGIKVWIMKGEVYGKRELSPLVGLSKQKGKGGRGGNKNQSRRRK; translated from the coding sequence ATGGGACAAAAGACAAATCCAATCGGAAATCGCTTAGGAATTATCAGAGGATGGGAATCTAACTGGTACGGAGGAAACGATTACGGAGACAAACTTGCTGAGGATGATAAAATCCGAAAGTATATCCATGCACGTTTATCTAAAGCTAGTGTAAGTAGAGTAATAATTGAGCGTACACTTAAACTTGTAACCGTTACTATCACTACTGCTAGACCTGGTATTATTATTGGAAAAGGTGGGCAAGAGGTAGATAAGTTAAAAGAAGAGCTTAAAAAAATTACTGGTAAAGAAGTTCAATTGAACATCTTTGAAATTAAAAGACCTGAACTAGATGCACATTTAGTAGCAGCAAGTGTCGCTCGTCAGATAGAAAGCCGAATTTCTTACAGACGTGCAATTAAAATGGCTATCGCTGCAGCTATTCGTATGAATGCAGAAGGAATTAAAATTCAGATTAGTGGTCGTTTGAATGGTGCTGAAATGGCGCGTTCAGAGCACTATAAAGAAGGGCGTATTCCTTTATCTACTTTTAGAGCTGATATTGATTATGCTTTAGTTGAAGCGCATACTACTTATGGTAGATTGGGTATCAAAGTTTGGATTATGAAAGGCGAAGTATATGGAAAAAGAGAACTTTCTCCATTAGTTGGTCTATCTAAACAAAAAGGAAAAGGTGGACGTGGTGGAAATAAGAACCAATCTCGTCGTAGAAAGTAA
- the rplV gene encoding 50S ribosomal protein L22, whose translation MGSRKKQMAEAIKAEKKQVAFAKLNNCPTSPRKMRLVADLVRGKKAEQALQILRFSPKEASRRLEKLVMSAIANWQAKNEDADVEEAKLYIKEIRVDGGTMLKRLRPAPQGRAHRIRKRSNHVTVVVDALNKTQS comes from the coding sequence ATGGGAAGTCGTAAAAAACAAATGGCGGAAGCTATTAAGGCTGAGAAAAAGCAAGTTGCTTTTGCTAAGCTAAATAACTGTCCTACATCTCCAAGAAAAATGCGTTTAGTAGCGGATTTAGTTAGAGGGAAAAAGGCAGAACAAGCGCTTCAGATTCTTAGATTTAGTCCTAAGGAAGCGTCTCGTCGTTTAGAGAAACTTGTAATGTCTGCAATTGCAAACTGGCAAGCTAAAAACGAAGATGCAGACGTTGAAGAAGCAAAGCTTTACATTAAAGAGATTAGAGTAGATGGCGGAACTATGTTAAAGAGATTACGTCCAGCTCCTCAAGGTAGAGCACACAGAATTAGAAAGCGTTCTAATCACGTAACTGTGGTTGTAGATGCATTAAATAAAACACAAAGCTAA
- the rpsS gene encoding 30S ribosomal protein S19, protein MARSLKKGPYIHYKLEKKVAENVASNKKTVIKTWSRASMISPDFVGQTIAVHNGRQFVPVYVTENMVGHKLGEFSPTRSFRGHAGAKNKGKK, encoded by the coding sequence ATGGCACGTTCATTAAAAAAGGGACCTTATATCCACTATAAATTAGAAAAGAAAGTTGCAGAAAATGTAGCTTCGAATAAAAAGACGGTAATTAAAACTTGGTCGAGAGCATCAATGATTTCTCCAGATTTCGTTGGTCAGACTATAGCAGTTCACAATGGTCGTCAGTTTGTTCCAGTATATGTTACTGAGAATATGGTAGGTCACAAATTAGGAGAATTTTCACCAACACGATCATTTAGAGGTCATGCAGGTGCTAAGAATAAAGGTAAAAAATAA
- the rplB gene encoding 50S ribosomal protein L2, translated as MSVRKLKPITSAQRFRVVNGFDAITTDKPEKSLLVPKKRSGGRNSQGKMTMRHLGGGHKKKYRIIDFKRNKTGVPAEVKTIEYDPNRTAFIALLNYQDGEKRYVIAQNGLQVGQKIVSGESGIAPEIGNAMPLSEIPLGTIISCIELRPGQGAVMARSAGAFAQLMARDGRFATVKLPSGETRMILVTCMATIGVVSNSDHQLLVSGKAGRSRWLGRRPRVRPVVMNPVDHPMGGGEGKSSGGHPRSRNGIPAKGFRTRSKTKASNKYIVERRKK; from the coding sequence ATGTCAGTAAGAAAATTAAAACCGATCACATCAGCTCAGCGATTTAGAGTAGTAAATGGATTTGACGCCATAACTACTGATAAGCCGGAAAAAAGCTTGCTTGTTCCGAAAAAAAGATCTGGTGGTAGAAACAGTCAAGGAAAAATGACCATGCGCCATTTAGGTGGTGGTCACAAGAAGAAGTATCGTATTATCGATTTCAAACGTAACAAAACTGGTGTTCCGGCGGAAGTTAAGACAATCGAGTATGATCCAAACAGAACTGCATTTATAGCACTATTAAATTACCAAGATGGCGAGAAGCGTTATGTTATCGCTCAGAATGGTTTACAAGTAGGACAAAAGATAGTTTCTGGTGAAAGTGGAATTGCTCCAGAAATTGGAAATGCAATGCCATTAAGTGAAATACCTTTAGGTACAATTATCTCTTGTATAGAGTTACGTCCAGGGCAAGGTGCTGTAATGGCTCGTAGTGCTGGAGCATTTGCTCAGTTAATGGCAAGAGATGGTAGATTTGCAACAGTGAAGTTACCTTCAGGTGAAACAAGAATGATTTTAGTAACATGTATGGCAACTATTGGAGTTGTATCTAACTCAGATCACCAATTGTTGGTGTCTGGTAAAGCTGGTAGAAGCAGATGGTTAGGTAGACGTCCAAGAGTAAGACCAGTAGTTATGAATCCAGTCGATCACCCAATGGGTGGTGGTGAAGGTAAATCTTCAGGTGGTCATCCAAGATCTAGAAACGGTATTCCTGCTAAAGGTTTCAGAACACGTTCTAAGACTAAAGCGAGTAACAAATATATTGTAGAACGTAGAAAGAAATAA
- the rplW gene encoding 50S ribosomal protein L23 yields MSILIKPIITEKATMQSELLNAYAFQVNTKANKVEIKKAVEAAYGVSVEKVRTINVRPDRKTKFTKTGVQHGKTNAVKKAIVQLAEGETIDLYANM; encoded by the coding sequence ATGAGTATCTTAATAAAACCTATAATCACAGAAAAGGCAACCATGCAAAGTGAGTTGTTAAATGCTTATGCATTTCAAGTGAATACAAAGGCGAACAAGGTAGAAATCAAAAAGGCAGTTGAAGCTGCTTATGGAGTTTCTGTAGAAAAAGTTCGTACAATAAATGTCCGTCCAGATCGTAAGACCAAGTTTACAAAAACTGGTGTTCAACATGGTAAAACAAATGCTGTAAAAAAGGCAATTGTACAACTGGCGGAAGGTGAAACAATAGATTTATACGCTAACATGTAA
- the rplD gene encoding 50S ribosomal protein L4, translated as MKVAVLDINGKDTGRKAELSKNVYAIEPNNHAVYLDVKQYLANQRQGTHKAKERAEITGSTRKIKKQKGTGTARAGSIKSGVFKGGGRMFGPRPRNYGFKLNKNVKRLARKSALSIKANDKSILVMEDFSFDAPKTKNFVNVLKALEVENKKSLIVLGGSNNNVYLSSRNFKGSEVVTASELSTYKIMNANKVILIESALEGIESNLSK; from the coding sequence ATGAAGGTAGCAGTTTTAGATATAAACGGAAAAGATACGGGTAGAAAAGCTGAGCTTTCTAAAAACGTATATGCTATAGAGCCTAATAATCATGCAGTCTATTTAGATGTTAAGCAATACTTAGCAAATCAAAGACAAGGAACGCATAAGGCAAAAGAAAGAGCAGAAATTACTGGAAGTACACGTAAGATTAAAAAACAAAAAGGAACTGGTACAGCTCGTGCAGGTTCTATTAAGTCTGGTGTATTTAAAGGTGGTGGTCGTATGTTTGGTCCTAGACCAAGAAATTACGGTTTTAAATTAAACAAAAACGTAAAGCGATTAGCACGTAAATCTGCATTAAGTATTAAGGCAAACGATAAATCAATTTTAGTAATGGAAGACTTCAGTTTTGATGCTCCAAAAACTAAAAACTTTGTCAATGTTTTAAAGGCTTTAGAGGTTGAAAACAAAAAATCTCTTATTGTGTTGGGTGGCTCAAATAATAATGTATATTTGTCATCACGCAATTTTAAAGGCTCTGAGGTTGTAACAGCTTCAGAATTAAGTACTTATAAAATTATGAATGCTAATAAAGTTATTCTGATTGAAAGTGCATTAGAAGGAATTGAATCGAACTTAAGTAAATAG
- the rplC gene encoding 50S ribosomal protein L3 — MSGLIGKKIGMTSIFDENGKNIPCTVIEAGPCIVTQVRTEEVDGYSALQLGFDDATEKNATKADIGHAKKAGTSVKRKVVEFKGFDAEYKLGDSITVEQFIEGEFVDVAGTSKGKGFQGVVKRHGFAGVGQATHGQHNRLRAPGSIGAASYPARVFKGMKMAGRMGGETVKVQNLRVYKVVPEKNLLVVKGCVPGHKNSYVIIEK; from the coding sequence ATGTCTGGGTTAATTGGAAAAAAAATCGGTATGACCAGCATTTTCGATGAAAATGGGAAGAATATTCCTTGTACAGTAATCGAAGCTGGACCATGTATCGTTACCCAAGTCAGAACTGAAGAAGTGGACGGTTATTCGGCCCTTCAATTAGGTTTCGATGACGCGACAGAAAAGAACGCTACAAAAGCTGACATTGGTCATGCTAAAAAAGCGGGTACTTCTGTAAAACGCAAAGTCGTTGAATTCAAAGGTTTTGATGCGGAGTACAAGTTAGGTGATTCAATCACAGTAGAGCAATTCATTGAAGGTGAGTTTGTAGATGTTGCAGGAACTTCAAAAGGTAAAGGATTCCAAGGTGTTGTAAAACGTCATGGATTTGCTGGTGTAGGTCAAGCAACACACGGTCAACATAACCGTTTAAGAGCTCCAGGTTCTATTGGTGCAGCTTCTTATCCTGCGAGAGTATTCAAAGGAATGAAGATGGCCGGAAGAATGGGTGGTGAAACAGTAAAAGTTCAAAATTTAAGAGTTTACAAGGTAGTTCCAGAAAAGAACTTACTAGTAGTGAAAGGATGTGTTCCTGGTCACAAAAATTCTTATGTAATCATTGAGAAGTAA